Within Thermoanaerobaculia bacterium, the genomic segment TGTGGAGAAGGTCTTGTGTAGATTCAGGTGCATGACGTCCACGCCCATGTCTCCCGGGCGGGCGATTCCCATGAAGGCGTTGAAATTGGCTCCGTCGCAGTAAAGGTACGCACCCTTTTCATGCAGGAGGGCGGCAATCGTCATGATTTCATCTTCGAAGACACCCAGGGTGTTGGGCACGGTGAGCATGAGGGCCGCCACATCCTCGTTGAGGTGCTGGCGAAGCTGATCCATGTCCACCGTTCCCCGCTCGTTGGACTTCAGCTCTTTCACTTCATACCCGGCAAAGACGGCGGACGCTGGATTAGTTCCGTGGGCGGAATCGGGGATCAGAATCGTCTTCCGGGGGTTCCCCCGGTCCTCGTGGGCCTTCCGGATCATCATGACCCCGGTGAGCTCTCCGTGGGCCCCGGCGGCCGGCTGGAGGGTCATGCCGGCGAATCCCGTGATCTCCTTCAGGAGGCTTTCCAGGTTTTCCATGAGTTTCAGGGTTCCCTGGACCGCAATGTCGGGCTGGTGGGGGTGGGCCAAGGCAAATCCGGGAAGACGGGCCGCCCACTCGTTGACCTTCGGGTTGTATTTCATCGTGCAGGAACCCAGGGGATAGAAACCGAGATCCACTGCGTGGTTCAATCGGGAAAGCCGGGTAAAATGGCGGACGACTTCCACCTCGCTTACCTCGGGAAGTTCCCGGATCGGTTTGCTGCGCAGCAGATCCGCGGGCAGGAGATTGGAAATGCCCGGGGATTCCACGCCGGATTCAACCACGTGGATTCCTTCTTTTCCCGACCGGGAACGCTCAAAAATCAGGGGTTCGGGAGTTTTAAAATCGGTCTTCATGAGAGACTCCTGGCGGCGTCCACAAGCTCAGACAGGGATTCAGGTTCGTTCATTTCCGTTACGGCCATCAGGTAGTGATCCTTGAATTCCGGGTAATCGTCTCCCAGTGCGGGACCGATCGTATAGCCTCTCTTTTGCAGTTCTTCATGCTTTCCGTCCGGAAGGCCGATTACACATTCATTGAAGATGGGGCCGGCCAGGGGGAAAGAGATCCCGTCGATCCCTTCCAGCCGGCTGCGCAGGTGGTGAGCCCGGATGGTATTGACTTCGGCAAGCTGACGCAGCCCCTTCCGGCCGTACAATTCCAGGTACACGGTTGCCGCCAGCGCGCAGAGAGCATGGTTCGTGCAGATATTGCTCGTCGCCTTCTCTCTCCGGATATGCTGTTCCCGGGTGGAGAGCGTCAGGACAAATCCCCGCTTCCCTTCTGAATCCCGGGTCTCTCCGCAGATCCTTCCCGGAAGCTGGCGAAGGTATTCCTGGCGGGTCGCGAAAAATCCCAGGTAGGGCCCGCCGTAGGAAAGGGGAATCCCGAAGGACTGGGCCTCTCCGCAGGCCACATCGAAGCCGAAATGGCCGGGCGGTTCAAGAAGTGCAAGAGACAGGGTTTCACTGGTTACCGCGATCTTGAAGATCTTTCGATCTCCCAGCAGGTTCTGAATCTCCTTCAGATTCTCGATCACGCCCAGGTAGTTCGGGGTCTGGACGGCAATGGCAAAGACGTCTTCGTCCACCATGCCTGCCAGGGCCGCCAGGTCGACACTCCCGCTTCCTTGGAAGGGAATTTCTTTGACGACCAGATCCATGTTCTGCAGGTAGGTCGTCAGAACCTGTCGATACTGGGGATGCATCGTCCGGGAGACAAGGACGGTTTTCTTCTTTTTAATCACACGCCCCGCCATCATCACGGCTTCCACGAGGGCTGTGGCTCCATCGTACAGGGAGGCATTGGCCACGTCCATTCCCGTAAGACCCGCGATCATGGTCTGAAACTCGAAGAGAGCCTGCAACCCTCCCTGGGAAATTTCAGGCTGATAGGGCGTGTACGAAGTATAGAATTCAGCGCGAAGAAGGACCGTATCGATGATGGAAGGTATGTAATGGCTGTACGCGCCGCCTCCCAGAAATCTCTTCGACGCTTCCCCCAGGCAGTTGCGCTGGCTGAGGTCATCCAGATGGGCGACAAGACGCTGTTCCGGGAGAGCCCGCGGGACGTTCAGGAGTGATT encodes:
- the gcvPB gene encoding aminomethyl-transferring glycine dehydrogenase subunit GcvPB; amino-acid sequence: MKTDFKTPEPLIFERSRSGKEGIHVVESGVESPGISNLLPADLLRSKPIRELPEVSEVEVVRHFTRLSRLNHAVDLGFYPLGSCTMKYNPKVNEWAARLPGFALAHPHQPDIAVQGTLKLMENLESLLKEITGFAGMTLQPAAGAHGELTGVMMIRKAHEDRGNPRKTILIPDSAHGTNPASAVFAGYEVKELKSNERGTVDMDQLRQHLNEDVAALMLTVPNTLGVFEDEIMTIAALLHEKGAYLYCDGANFNAFMGIARPGDMGVDVMHLNLHKTFSTPHGGGGPGAGPVGVSTPLVDYLPVPRVVRTGEQQYRLSCDFPKSVGRVRSFFGNVGMLIRAYTYICALGKEGIKGVSERAVLNANYLRARLKDVFNLKYDSPTLHEVVFDDTSYASRNVKNMDIAKRLLDFGIHPPTVSFPLIVHGALMIEPTETEDREELDAFIAAMKQIAKEIEMDPEFVRQAPYTTPVRRLDEVAAARNPILRWCPDPEEKP
- the gcvPA gene encoding aminomethyl-transferring glycine dehydrogenase subunit GcvPA, which gives rise to MNHPYFPQGDQDLREMMEIVGVSSLEDLFRTIPESIRLKSLLNVPRALPEQRLVAHLDDLSQRNCLGEASKRFLGGGAYSHYIPSIIDTVLLRAEFYTSYTPYQPEISQGGLQALFEFQTMIAGLTGMDVANASLYDGATALVEAVMMAGRVIKKKKTVLVSRTMHPQYRQVLTTYLQNMDLVVKEIPFQGSGSVDLAALAGMVDEDVFAIAVQTPNYLGVIENLKEIQNLLGDRKIFKIAVTSETLSLALLEPPGHFGFDVACGEAQSFGIPLSYGGPYLGFFATRQEYLRQLPGRICGETRDSEGKRGFVLTLSTREQHIRREKATSNICTNHALCALAATVYLELYGRKGLRQLAEVNTIRAHHLRSRLEGIDGISFPLAGPIFNECVIGLPDGKHEELQKRGYTIGPALGDDYPEFKDHYLMAVTEMNEPESLSELVDAARSLS